The following is a genomic window from Bacillota bacterium.
TTGAGCTGTATGAACTCGCTGAAGTTGAGGAGCTTGAGCGCCAGATCCTGATGGAAAAACATTTGATCAGTCCCGAGCACACTCAGCAGACCAGCTATAAAGGAGTAATTATCTCTGAGCGTGAGGATATCAGCATTATGATTAATGAGGAAGATCACCTCAGAATTCAGGTGCTGTTTCCCGGACTGCAGCTGAAGGAAGCTTGGGAACTGGCAGATAAAGTTGATGATTTAATTGAAGCCGAGGTAAAATACGCGTTTGATCCGGAGTTCGGATATTTGACCGCCTGCCCTACGAATGTGGGCACGGGTATGCGGGGTTCAATCATGCTGCATCTGCCGGCTTTAGCCCGCATCAATCAGCTTGGCAATGTATTGAGATCGATTTCCCAGTTCGGTCTGGCGGTTAGAGGGCTGTACGGTGAGGGCAGTGAATCGTTCGGCAATATCTATCAAGTTTCTAACCAAATATCTTTAGGCCACTCGGAGCTGGATATGCTTGAGCATTTGGCTCGAGTTACCGAGCAGATTATCAACAGTGAGCGCCAAGCCCGCAAATATTTGGTTCAGGAGCAGAACCGCACCGCCAGCGAAGACCAGATTCATCGGGCTTATGGGATTTTAACCAATGCGCGCATCATAACTACTAAAGAAGCCTTGAAACTGCTGTCAACGCTTCTGCTCGGAGTAGATTTAGAGTTAATTGTGGATGTTGAGCGATGCTTAATCAAAGAACTAATGGTAGAGATTAGAGATGCTCATCTGCAGAAAACTATGGGCCAGAGTTTGCCGTCAAATGAGTTGGACAGACTGCGGGCAAGTTTGATCCGTGAACGATTAAGACGCTAAATAGAGAGGATGATGAAGGTGTTTGGTAGATTTACAGATCGGGCTCAAAGAGTAATAGTGCTTGCTCAGGAAGAGGCGCGCCGTTTAGGGCACAATGTGGTGGGAACAGAGCATATTCTGCTGGGACTGATTGCTGAAGGTGAGGGCGTCGGTGCTAAAGCCCTGACTGCAATGGGCGTCAGCTTAGAAAAAGTTCAGCAGGAAATTGAAAAAGTGATCGGCAGAAGCGATGTTCCGGTTAAGGGCACGATCGGCTTTACGCCCCGGACTAAGCGGGTGTTTGAACTTGCCATAGATGAAGCACGCCAGTTAGGCCACACATATATCGGCACCGAACATATTCTGTTAGGATTAGTTAGGGAAGGGGAAGGAGTTGCAGCCCAAATTCTCCGCAACCTCAACATTGACCTCGAGGGCATGCGCAAGCAGGTTATTGATCTGCTCGGCGGCCATGTGCAGCAAGGTGCCGGTGCTGGAATGCGGCGCACTAAAACTCCGACCCTAGACCAGTTTGGCCGCGATCTTACCGAGATGGCCAGAGAAGGAAAGCTGGACCCGGTTATCGGCAGAGATAAGGAAATTGAGCGGGTTATTCAGATCTTAAGCCGCCGCACCAAAAATAACCCGGTATTAATTGGAGAGCCGGGAGTTGGTAAAACTGCGATTGCTGAGGGATTAGCCACTCAGATTGTCAACAGCGATGTGCCGGAGAACCTTTTGAACAAACGGGTTATTGCCCTTGATATGGGTTCGATGGTAGCCGGTTCAAAATTCCGCGGTGAGTTTGAAGAGCGGCTTAAAAAAGTGATGGATGAAATTCGGCAGGCCCAGGATGTTATTCTTTTTATCGATGAAATGCACACCATCATCGGGGCGGGCGCCGCGGAAGGAGCAATCGATGCTTCCAACATTCTTAAACCTGCGCTGGCCAGAGGTGAAATTCAAGCGATTGGCGCTACCACAATTGATGAATACCGCAAACATGTGGAAAAAGACGCTGCGCTTGAGCGGAGATTTCAGCCGGTGCTGGTAGATGAGCCTACTGTCGAAGAAACAATCTCGATTCTGAAAGGCTTAAGAGACCGCTATGAAGCCCATCACCGGGTGCAGATTACAGATGATGCAATCGAAGCTGCCGCGGTTTTATCAAGCCGCTACATCTCTGACCGCTTCCTGCCGGATAAGGCGATTGATCTTTTGGATGAAGCTGCTTCTAAGGTGAGGCTGCAGGGTTTAGTCGTTCCTCCGGATCTGAAAGAATTGGAAGCGAAAATCGAAGAAGTGAAGATTGAAAAAGAAGCCGCGATTAAGAATGAAGAATTTGAAAAAGCTGCCTCTCTGCGGGATCAGGAACAGAAACTCAGGGATGAGTTGGAAGATAGGCGTGCGCAGTGGAAGAACAATCAGGGGCGCCATGAAGCTACTGTTAAGGAGCAGGATATAGCAGATGTGGTGGCAAGCTGGACCGGAATACCGGTTAACCAGATCGCCCAGGCTGAGTCAGAGCGTCTCCTTAATCTCGAGGAAATTCTCCACAAGCGGGTTGTGGCTCAAGACGAAGCGATCGATGCAATTTCCCGGGCGATCCGCAGAGCTTTTGCTGGCTTAAAAGACGCGCGGCGTCCGATTGGTTCGTTCGTGTTCCTCGGCCCGACCGGTGTGGGTAAAACAGAATTGGCTAAAGCGTTAGCGGAAGCGCTTTTCGGAGACGAAGAAGCGATGGTCCGCATCGATATGTCCGAGTATATGGAGCGCCACAGCGTTTCTCGCCTGGTTGGAGCCCCTCCTGGATACGTGGGCTATGATGAAGCGGGGCAGCTGACCGAAAGAGTCAGGCGCAAACCATACTCAGTAGTGCTCTTTGATGAGGTTGAAAAGGCCCATCCAGAAGTATTCAACATTTTGCTGCAGGTTTTGGAGGATGGCCGCTTGACCGATTCTCAGGGCCGCACTGTTGATTTCAGCAACACTGTTGTGATCATGACCTCTAACGTGGGAGCTCAGCAGATCCAGCGGGAAACCTCGATCGGATTTAAGATCACTGACAGCGATCAGGATAATTATGAAGCGATGAAAGCAAAGGTAATGGATGAGCTGAAGCGCACCTTCAGGCCTGAGTTTTTGAACAGGATCGATGAGATTATTGTTTTCCATGCTTTAACCAGAAAGCATATCTCCCACATTATCGATATTATGCTCAGGGATCTAAGCAGACAGCTTGAGGAAAAAGGACTCAGCTTCGAGATTACCGAAGAAGCAAAAGAGCTGGTAGCTGAATCCGGATACGATCTAGATTTTGGTGCCAGACCCCTGCGCAGGGCAATTCAGCGGTTGATCGAGAATCCCTTAGCGGAGCTGATCCTCCAGGGTAAGTATAAGGACGGAGACGCGGTTCGTGTTGATGTCAAAGAAAAGGAATTAGTCTTTTCGTAGGACAAGTCGGGGCTAATGTCCCGGCTTCCTTTTATTGTATCTGAGGTTGTAAAATGCTATAATTAACTAAGAAACCTAGATTTAGGAGCGGTTGCATGGCTAAGGCGTCGATTCGTTTTGTCTGTCAGAATTGTGGTGCGGATTATCCGAAATGGATGGGGAGATGCTCTGATTGCGGGGAATGGAATACTATCGTAGAAGAGCGGACAAGCAGTTCCCGGGCAAAGCATCAGCCTTGGGTTGAAACGAGCGGTTCCAAGGCTCCGGTTGCGATTACAGAAGTTGTATCCGCAGCGGAATCCCGCTCTACAAC
Proteins encoded in this region:
- a CDS encoding protein arginine kinase, translating into MSESWMKKDGPEGDIVLGTRIRLARNFADIPFPAIANRDQARQVMLQARQLPHALNQLAGVELYELAEVEELERQILMEKHLISPEHTQQTSYKGVIISEREDISIMINEEDHLRIQVLFPGLQLKEAWELADKVDDLIEAEVKYAFDPEFGYLTACPTNVGTGMRGSIMLHLPALARINQLGNVLRSISQFGLAVRGLYGEGSESFGNIYQVSNQISLGHSELDMLEHLARVTEQIINSERQARKYLVQEQNRTASEDQIHRAYGILTNARIITTKEALKLLSTLLLGVDLELIVDVERCLIKELMVEIRDAHLQKTMGQSLPSNELDRLRASLIRERLRR
- a CDS encoding ATP-dependent Clp protease ATP-binding subunit; translation: MFGRFTDRAQRVIVLAQEEARRLGHNVVGTEHILLGLIAEGEGVGAKALTAMGVSLEKVQQEIEKVIGRSDVPVKGTIGFTPRTKRVFELAIDEARQLGHTYIGTEHILLGLVREGEGVAAQILRNLNIDLEGMRKQVIDLLGGHVQQGAGAGMRRTKTPTLDQFGRDLTEMAREGKLDPVIGRDKEIERVIQILSRRTKNNPVLIGEPGVGKTAIAEGLATQIVNSDVPENLLNKRVIALDMGSMVAGSKFRGEFEERLKKVMDEIRQAQDVILFIDEMHTIIGAGAAEGAIDASNILKPALARGEIQAIGATTIDEYRKHVEKDAALERRFQPVLVDEPTVEETISILKGLRDRYEAHHRVQITDDAIEAAAVLSSRYISDRFLPDKAIDLLDEAASKVRLQGLVVPPDLKELEAKIEEVKIEKEAAIKNEEFEKAASLRDQEQKLRDELEDRRAQWKNNQGRHEATVKEQDIADVVASWTGIPVNQIAQAESERLLNLEEILHKRVVAQDEAIDAISRAIRRAFAGLKDARRPIGSFVFLGPTGVGKTELAKALAEALFGDEEAMVRIDMSEYMERHSVSRLVGAPPGYVGYDEAGQLTERVRRKPYSVVLFDEVEKAHPEVFNILLQVLEDGRLTDSQGRTVDFSNTVVIMTSNVGAQQIQRETSIGFKITDSDQDNYEAMKAKVMDELKRTFRPEFLNRIDEIIVFHALTRKHISHIIDIMLRDLSRQLEEKGLSFEITEEAKELVAESGYDLDFGARPLRRAIQRLIENPLAELILQGKYKDGDAVRVDVKEKELVFS